A genomic region of Ursus arctos isolate Adak ecotype North America unplaced genomic scaffold, UrsArc2.0 scaffold_8, whole genome shotgun sequence contains the following coding sequences:
- the ARID5A gene encoding AT-rich interactive domain-containing protein 5A isoform X2, with protein MVTGRRLWKNVYDELGGSPGSTSAATCTRRHYERLVLPYVRHLKGEDDKPLPPSKPRKQYKMTKETRGDDGAPEKPKKAKEEKRLDQMVPGKTKTGAAADQARLPSQEPPREGAEQPGLALGPSLPFVGASGCPEAYKRLLSNFYCKGTHGIMSPLAKKKLLAQVSKAEALRCQEEGCRHGAASPNGDPQASPAVLISESPQSPGKPAENSRHRLSPQEGLQAPGGSLREAPAGPRLPAPIFTGCFHAYPTEVLKPVSQHPRDFFPSFKDGVLLGPPGKEEGLAVKEPQLVWGGDVSRPSAFHKGGSRKGSPYPKPKACWVSPMAKVPAESPAPLPTFPSSPGLSTKRSLEEEGFAHGGKKLRAVSPFLKEVDAKECGAKSMGSGLAVSCLLGPALGPALPEAYRGTMLRCPLNFAGAPDHLKGQATLPFSPLVIPAFPAHFLATTAPSPMATGLMHFPPASFNSALRHRLCPASSAWHVPPAAAYAAPHFLHLNTKL; from the exons GCTCCCCTATGTGCGGCATCTGAAGGGGGAGGACGACAAGCCGCTGCCCCCTTCCAAGCCCAGGAAGCAGTACAAGATGACCAAGGAGACCCGGGGGGATGACGGGGCCCCTGAGAAGCCGAAGAAGGCCAAGGAGGAGAAGCGGTTGGACCAG ATGGTGCCTGGAAAGACGAAAACTGGCGCTGCCGCTGACCAGGCACGGCttcccagccaggagccccccaggGAGGGCGCGGAGcagccaggcctggccctggggcCCTCGCTACCATTCGTGGGTGCCAGCGGCTGCCCTGAGGCCTACAAGCGGCTCCTGTCCAACTTCTACTGCAAAGGAACACACGGCATCATGTCACCACTGGCCAAAAAGAAGCTCCTGGCGCAGGTGAGCAAGGCAGAGGCCTTGCGGTGCCAGGAGGAGGGCTGTCGCCATGGGGCAGCCAGCCCTAATGGGgacccccaggcctccccagctGTGCTCATCTCAGAAAGTCCACAGAGCCCAGGAAAGCCGGCTGAGAACTCCAGGCACCGGCTGAGCCCTCAGGAGGGGTTACAGGCCCCTGGTGGCAGCCTCAGGGAGGCTCCGGCGGGTCCCCGCCTGCCAGCCCCCATCTTCACTGGCTGTTTCCATGCGTACCCCACTGAGGTGCTAAAGCCCGTCAGCCAGCACCCCCGGGACTTCTTCCCCAGTTTTAAAGATGGGGTGCTCTTGGGGCCTCCTGGCAAAGAGGAGGGCCTGGCGGTCAAGGAGCCCCAGCTGGTGTGGGGCGGGGACGTCAGCCGCCCGTCTGCCTTCCATAAAGGTGGCTCTAGGAAGGGCAGCCCCTACCCCAAGCCCAAAGCCTGCTGGGTGTCCCCCATGGCCAAGGTCCCTGCCGAgagccctgctcccctccctaCCTTCCCTAGCAGCCCAGGCCTGAGCACCAAGCGCAGCTTGGAAGAGGAGGGCTTTGCTCATGGTGGCAAAAAACTGCGGGCCGTGTCTCCCTTTCTTAAGGAGGTGGACGCCAAGGAGTGTGGGGCCAAATCCATGGGGTCTGGCTTGGCCGTGTCCTGCCTGCTGGGCCCCGCACTGGGGCCTGCCCTCCCCGAGGCCTATAGGGGCACCATGCTGCGTTGCCCGCTGAACTTTGCCGGCGCCCCGGACCACTTAAAGGGCCAGGCCACACTCCCCTTCAGCCCCCTGGTCATCCCTGCCTTCCCGGCCCACTTCCTGGCCACGACAGCGCCCTCACCCATGGCCACGGGTCTGATGCACTTCCCGCCGGCGTCCTTCAACAGCGCCCTTCGCCACAGACTTTGCCCAGCCTCGTCCGCATGGCACGTGCCACCTGCTGCAGCCTACGCAGCACCCCACTTCCTGCACCTCAACACCAAGCTTTAG